One genomic window of Struthio camelus isolate bStrCam1 chromosome 1, bStrCam1.hap1, whole genome shotgun sequence includes the following:
- the LOC138068454 gene encoding alpha-1-macroglobulin-like, translating to MKRRPGHYNNERCTKEAVPCLPINLVDSLITPVSHVQCVPPIKLCKGVQGDHPQLSTIFLFFLQLEGNQLIERTELSTNHVLVYLEKLSNTTLNFSFTVERDIPVQGLKPAQVKVYDYYETDEFAVEEYNAPCTTAKAEQGNA from the exons ATGAAGAGGAGGCCTGGGCATTATAACAATGAGAGGTGCACCAAGGAGGCAGTTCCTTGCCTCCCAATCAACTTAGTTGATTCCCTCATTACCCCCGTGTCTCATGTACAGTGTGTCCCACCCATAAAGCTCTGCAAGGGGGTACAGGGAGACCACCCTCAACTCAGtaccatctttctcttctttcttcagctggaagGCAACCAACTTATTGAGCGCACAGAATTGAGTACCAACCATGTCCTAGTATATCTGGAGAAG ctgagcAACACGACCCTGAACTTCTCCTTCACGGTGGAGCGGGACATCCCTGTTCAGGGCCTAAAGCCAGCTCAAGTGAAGGTCTATGACTACTATGAGACAG ATGAGTTTGCTGTTGAGGAATACAATGCTCCCTGCACCACAG CCAAGGCTGAGCAAGGAAATGCCTGA